The following is a genomic window from Mycobacterium parmense.
GCGATCAGCGATGTTGGTGTTGATCACACCCGGGCACACGGCGCTGACGCCGATGCCTCTCGGTCCGAGTTCGAGCCGCAAGCACTCGGTCAGCATCTTCACGCCCGCCTTGGACACCGAGTACGGCGCCATCACCGGCGTGGGTGTGAACGCCGCCGCTGACGCGATGTTGACGATGTGGCCACCGCCGCGCTCAACCATCTGGGCGCCGAACACACGACATCCGTGGACGACACCCATTAGGTTCACACCGAGTTGGCGGTCCCAATCCGAGGGACTCAGCTGCAAAAAGTGGCCGCCCACCAAGATACCTGCGTTGTTGACCAATACATCGGTGTAACCGTGATCGGCTAACACATCGCGACCGAACACCGCCCAGGCGTCGGGGTCGGTGACGTCCAACTGCGCCGCCGACGCGCCGAGGCCGTAACCGCGGATCATCGCGGTGGTCGCTTGTGCCGCATCCAGATCGATGTCGGAGACCACGACGTGGGCGCCGAGCTTAGCGAACCTGATCGCTGTCGCCCGGCCAATGCCGCTTCCAGCCCCGGTGACCACCACCAGGCGCGGTCGCAATCGGTTGAACTTCACAGGCTCTCCTTCGTCATGGCCGCGGCTGCGTCCAGAACCGCAACGCCCCTGCTGTATCGGTAGACATCAAGGTTGTAATAGCGGTTCTGCCAGTACATTTCGCCGTGCGTCGACGGCCGAAACGGTGAATCGCCCTGGTTATTAATGTAGTAGGTGTTCGAACCCGCACACGCCGGAGTGAACAGGAAGTTATTCTGTTGGCGCTTCAGGCATTTCCGAAAATACTCGTCGTGGGCTTCCTGACGAATCTCGCAGACCGTTGCACCGCGGCGCTTCGCTTCGGCTATGGCGCGGCTCAGGTGAGCCGATGTCGCTTCGATCATCCACAAGTACGAGCCGAGCACGAATCCGTAGGGCCCGGTGATTGAGAACATGTTCGGAAATCCGGGAACCGAAACACCCTGGTACGACTGGTATCTCTGCTCACTCCAGAACCGCCCGAGATCGACGCCGCCCCGCCCGATGACGGGGAAGGGAGGCACCGCGCCCGCCTCCCACAGCTTGAACCCGGTCGCGCAGATCAACACGTCGATCTCGTGCTCCACGCCGTCCGCCGTCCGTACCCCCTTCTTGGTAATGCACTCGATCGCATCGGTGACCAGGCTGACGTCGTCGCGGTTGAAGGTACGCAAGTAGTCGTTTGACATCGACGGGCGCTTGCAGCCTAACCCGTAGCGTGGGATCAGCTTCTCCCGAACGACCGGGTCATCGATCTGGCGGCGCATCCAGCGGCGGGTAGGAACCTCAAGCATCCGGCGGCTCGCGTTCGTCAGCCACTGTGGACCGACCCACATCCCGGCCATGCCGACCTCGGTTGCGACGGTTCCCACCAGGCGGATACCCGAACGGATTCGCTTACGCCCCAGAACCCACCGGATGGCGGACGTGACCTCCTTGTCAGGTTTTGGGAACACCCATATCGGTGTTCGTTGGAAGACTGTCAAATGTTCGACTTCGTCGACAATGGCCGGGACGACCTGCAGCGCCGTTGCGCCAGTGCCGATGACCGCGACGCGCTTGCCCGCCAGCGCCACGTCATGGTCCCAGAGTGCGGTGTGCATGAGCACACCCCCGAACTCGTCGAGACCCGGGATATCAGGCATCTTCGGGCGTTCGAGGCCACCGACCGCCATGACTACATTTCGGCCGGTAATCTCCTGATCGGCGTCGGTAGTCAATCGCCATAGGCTATTGCGCTCATCGAGCACCGCCGAGGTGATCGTAGTGTTCAGCCGCAACTTTTGAGCTAGGCCGTACTTGTCCACAAGGTCGCTGGCGTAATCGCGAAGCTCGTAACCCGGAGCGAAGATCCGCGACCAATCACCACGCTGCTCGTAGGAAAAGCTGTAGACAAACGAGGGAATATCCACCGCCACACCCGGATAAGTGTTCGCATGCCAGGTGCCGCCCACCTGATCCCACTTGTCGACAATCACGAAGTCGTGAATGCCTCTGCGTTGCAAGGAGATACCAGCACCGATACCGCCGAATCCAGCGCCGACGATCACGACTTCATGGTCTGGAGTGACACGCTCGACAGTCGGTAACTGCTCGATGTCGATCGTTGTACTCAACTTGAACTCATGGCCTTCCTGCTACTTGAGATGACCGACAAGGGCACCGTCGTCGCCGAACAGCTCCTGCCGCCACTGCTGCACCAGCGCGGTCGTGTCGATGTCGTCGGGATGGAAGCCCGGCTTTAGGTACATGCGCAGATCGGCCATCAGCCCCTGCACCAACGGGTCCCGGAACACCGCACGCGTTTGACGCGCCACTTTGATCGGGCGCCATCCCCGCGGATCGGCCAAAATAGACAACAGCACCCCGATCGACACCACCGGGATCGTCAGGATGTACAGCACCGCCATCACCCCGATCCGGAGCCACTCCGGCCCATCGACGGCCCGGTAGACGTCGAACGCCACCGACTTATGTTCCAGCTCTTCCACCGCGTGCCAGTTGAGCAGGTTTCGCACCTCGGGATCGCCAGGAATCTTTTGTATCTCTTCGCCCAGCATGCGCTCAGCCAGTGTCGCGGTGTAGTGCTCGGCCGCCGCCGTGACCGCCAGGGGTACCCGCGCTGGCAGCAGGTTCTCAATTCGCACGATCAACCGCTCCCGGCGGCTGTCATGCGGGAACATAAACAGCCGGACAATCGGGTAGCCCATCTCGATGAGCTTCTCGTTGAGCCGGCGGTGTTCCTGGCCGTGCACCGACTCCTGGCCAAATGAATCCGGCCACCCGCTTCATCAGTACCGGATCGGTCATCTGATCGGCAAAGCGCCGAACCGACCGGATAAACAACTCCTCACCTGGCGGAAACACGCCGGACAGCAACGCCACAAGGTGGCTGAACACGATATTGCCCTCAACGAAATGGTGGTCCATCGGCTCGGGATCGCCGAACCAAAACCGAATCCGCCGAGCCTTAGGATACGTACTCTCGGCTACTTTTTCGGCTGCTGTTCCGCTTTTCGCAGCCATTGCCTGACTAGCTACCATGGCAATCCCTTTTGTTGTGGATGTTCGCAATCACTTCAGGTAGCCGACGAGTTCTCCGTCGGTGCCGAAGAGTTCCTCTTGCCAGTGCTCCAACAACGCGTTCGTGTCGATGTCGTCAGGATGGAATCCCGGTCGCAGATATTTCGTAAGGTCTGGGATCAAACCCCGGAAGATGGGGCCACGGTACAGCCGATAGGCCTCCCGTATCACCCGTAGCGGCTGACGACGCCCATCCGGGTCGTGCGCCAGCGAGTAAACCAATGTGACGGCTATGAGGAGAAGCAGGGTCGGAATCATCACGGCCATCACACTCCTGCGCATCCGCTCCGTACCTCCCGCCACCGTGCGGAAGACATCGAATGCGACCGATTTGTGCTCAAGTTCCTCCACGGCATGCCAGTTCAGCACGTTCCACACCTGCAACTCGCCCGGAATCGCCTGGATTTCCTCTTCGCCCAGCGTGCGCTCAGCAAGTACGGCGGTGAAGTGTTCTGCAGCTGCTGTTACCGCCAGGGGTAGCCGCGCAGGCAGCCGCTCCTCCAGTCGCTTGACCCAGTCGTTAAACTTCTTCGAATCCCACCAAGCGATCGGGTAACCCATGTCGATGAGTTTCTCGTTCAGCAGGCGGTGTTGCTGTCCGTGGACCGATTCCTGGCCGATGAAGCCCGCCACCCGTTTCTTCAACGTGGGATCGGTGACCTCATCTGAGAATCGACGCACCGACCGAATAAACAACTCCTCCCCTGACGGGAACGCACCCGATAGGTTCGCCACGAAGTGGCTGAACACGATGTCGTCGTTGACGAAGTACTTGCCGTGTGTGCCGCCGTCGCCGCCAAACGGAAAGCTTATCCGTCGGGTCCTCGGATAACGGGATCCAGCGCTCGCTGCGGTCACCGACTTTGCCTCTTGCCTTGCGTGGTCACTCGCCATGAATGCTAGCCCCTTCCTTGAACGTGTGACGTGTAGTTCCAGGTACCAATAGTACTAGGTGTTGGAACCACGCTACTGCGGATCCACGAGGTCGGCAAGCATCCGGCAAGCATCACGAAAAGTGCCCGCGAAACGCCCTCGGTGCATCACGTAAGAATGCCCGCGAAACGGTGATCCCCGCCAGGCATGGAGAGTGGGCTGTCGATGTCGTCTCGTGCCGAGATCACCGCGAAGTTCGCCAAGGCGTATGTGAAGGCGTCGAAGGCGAATAAGGGGCAGATTCTGGATCAGGTGGTGGAGGTCACCGGCTGGTCGCGTGACAATGCTCGGCGCCGGTTGACGGCCGCGGCCCGGCCGCCGGGAGCGGGCCGGCAGGTCGCCAAACGACCTCGCCGGCAGCGCAAGCCGAAGTATTCCTATGACGCGCTGAAGGTGCTGGGCCACTGGAGCGAACGGCGACGTGCAGTGTCGGTTTGTCGTCGTCTGACTCGTCTGGGCGGGAGACTTGATCCCACATGGTGTCGATCATCGGTTGCAGGAAGAGCTGTCCCAGCTGTCGGACCATGATGTCGATGATCTGGGTGGATCCGCTTCGCTCCGCATTTGCGATACCGGCGTCGCGGGCTTTGATGAGCTCCGTTCGGGTCAGCTCTGTCAATCGCTGGAGCAGTTGGCCTTTAGACCCTGCGGGGTCCAGTAGCGCGCGGCGCAGATAGTTGACGACGGCTGGGTTCGATTCGAGCATCTCCTTCACAGCCACGTCACGCGCCGTGGCGACTTGTCTTGGTGTTCCATCAACGGGGACCTGCGCGATCGTCTGCGCGAAGTAGTCGACGACGAGTTGTTCAACGGCGCGGCGGATTCCGTCCTTGGTCTTGAAGTGGTGGACAACCAGCCCGACCGTGACGCCGGCTCTCGAGGCGATATTTCGCATCGACGTGCGGTCCTCCCCGAACTCCGCGAACAGGTCCATCGCGGCGTTGCGAATGCGCGCCTTCGCGGTCAGGTCGTCTGCGCCTGCGCGTGGATCGGCGAACGGTCCCATGCGTCTCCTTCGTTCCGGGCAAGTGTACAGTGAACATCACTTCTTGTACAGATAGGAAGCTTCCTGTACAGTCGTACGGTATCAATTGAAGGACCACATGGTGCAGGGCAGTCTGAACGGCGTTCGCATCGTGTCGCTTGCGGTGAACATCCCGGGCCCGCTCGCGGCGGCACGGCTGGCGCGCTTCGGCGCGTCGGTAACAAAGGTGGAGCCCCCTACCGGAGATCCCTTGGCCGCGGTCGCGCCCGGCTGGTACGCAGAGCTCGCCAGCAAGCAGACGGTCTTGGTTCTGGACCTCAAGGACGCCGGCGACCGCGCCAAGCTGGACGTCGAGCTGACTTCCGCCGATGTGTTGCTCACCGCCATGCGCCCTTCGGCGCTACGCAGGCTCGGGCTCGACGACGCGCATGTCAGGTATCCGGGGCTCTGTCACGTCGAAATCGTGGGCTACGACGGTGACCTCGAGGAGCGTCCTGGCCACGACCTGACCTATCAGGCCACGCACGGCACCCTGCAGCCCCCGTTGATGCCGGCGGTTCCGGTCGTGGACCTCCTGGGTGCCGAACGTGCCGTGTCCGGGGCCCTGTTGGCGCTGCTTGATAGGCCGAATTCCGGTGCCGGCCAACACGTCCGGATCGTACTGGCGGACGCCGCAGCCGACGCCGGCGCAGCCGTGCGGTACGGCGTCGCAGGGCCCGGCGACCCGCTCGGTGGCGCGACTCCGACCTACGGGATCTACGCCAGTGCCGACGGCTATATCGCCCTGGGCGCAATCGAACCGCATTTCCAGAAGCGGACCCTCGAGGTCCTGGGCGCAGCAGATACCCACGAGGATCTCGCACGAGTCTTTGCCGGACAAAGCACGCGCCACTGGGAAGAAGTCGCCGAGACGGTTGACATCCCCATCGTTGGAATTCGTACACCGGAACAAGGAGTGGAACATTGAACGCGCGCGAAGCAGTGATTGTCGGGGCGGTGCGCACGCCGGTGGGTAAACGAGGTGGCGCTTTGAGCCGGTGGCATCCGGCCGACTTGCTCGGTCACACCTTGCGAAACCTGGTGGAGCGCAGTGCGATCGATGCCAAAGACATCGATGACGTCATCGTCGGCTGTGCGATGCAGCATGAGCACCAGTCCGGAAATATCGGGCGGCACGCGGTGCTGGCTGCGGGTCTACCCGAATCGGTGCCGGCGGTCACCATTGATCGCCAATGCGGGTCCGGTCAGCAGGCGGTCAACTTCGCTGCATTCGGCGTCACCGCGGGCATCTACGAGCTGGCGATTGGGTGCGGTGTGGAGTCGATGTCGCAGGTGCCGATGCCTGCGTCGTTCATGCCGGGCGCGCCGCTCGGTCCGCAGTACTCGCCCGTGGAGTTGGCCCGCTACGACGACAACTTGGTGGCGCAAGGGGCGGCGTCGGAGTTGCTGAACTCCAAGTTCGGTATTTCTCGCGAGGAACTCGACGAATTCAGTATCCGAAGCCATGAGCGAGCATTCGCCGCGACCCGGGCGAAAAAGTTTCGCGCGCAGTTGGTGCCGATCACCGTCGATCCGCTGGATCCGTCGGCGGCGCCCGTCAGTGCCGACGAAGGAATCCGTGAGCAGTTGGATCCGGCGAAGATCGCGTCGCTGGAGCCTGTTTTCGCGGCCGACGGCCGCACAACCGCGGCCAATTCTTCCCAGATCAGCGACGGGGCAGCGGCGTTGCTGATCGCCGAGCGTGGCTACGCAGAACGCAGCGGGCTGGTTTCGCGGGCGCGGTTCCTGGCGATGACGGTCGCCGCGGCGGACCCGGTACTGCAGTTCACCGCGGTACTGGACGCCACCCACAGGGCGCTCGAGCGCGCCAACCTGAGTGTCAGCGACATCGACTTGTTCGAGGTCAACGAGGCCTTCGCCGGGGTGCCGCTGATGGTGCAACGCGAGTTCGGCATTCCCGATGACAAGCTCAACGTCAACGGAGGCTCGGTCGCAATCGGGCATCCGCTCGGGTCGACCGGGGCCCGCATGCTCACCGATCTGCTGTGCGAACTCGAGCGCACCGGACAGCGCTACGGCCTGCAGACCATCTGCGAGGCCGGCGGAACCGCCAACACCACCATCATCGAACGAATCTAAGGCACAGACATGGTCAGGGAAATCGTGAAGGGCGTGCCGTCGACGCACGGCGACCACTACCAGCTCAACACCACCAACCTGATCAGACATGCGGCGCGCACCTATCCCGAGCAAGAGGTCGTCTACCGCACCACGGAGGGCGACTGGCAGCGGTACACCTACGCAGACTTGTACGTTCGGGTCAAGCGGGCGGCGAACGCGCTCAGAGGAATAGGGATCGGCCCGGCCGACACAGTCGGAGTGCTCGACTGGAACAGCAAGCGGCACTTTGAGCTCAGCTGGGCCATTCCCGGCATCGCCGCGGTGATGCTGCAGATGAATCTGCGGCTGGCCACCGAAGACCTGAGCTACGTCACTGACCACGCCGAGGCGCAATGGATCCTGGTCGACGAGACACTCCTTCCGGTCGCCGAGGCGTTGGCTCCACACGTGCCGAAGGTCAAGGGCTGGATCGTAATGTCGGATAAGCCGCTCACCGAGATCGACACCACGCTGGAAAACGTCTTTCACCTCGAGGACCTGATGGCCGAGTCCGACACCGAGATCGACTGGCGGGTCATCGACGAAACCTCTGCTTACAGCGCGTGTTACACATCGGGAACGACGGGTCGGCCGAAGGGCGTCTACTACTCGCATCGTGGCAGCTACCTACACGCGATGGCGATGGCAGCAGCGATCAATCTCCGTCGCGAGGACACCGCGATGCTCATCACCCCGATGTTTCACGGCCAGTCGTGGGGGCTTCCGCACACCGCGATGTGGACCGCGGCGAAGGTGATCCTACCCGGCCGCTACCTGGCCGAGAACACGCAAATGCTCGTCGACGTGATGATCGCGGAGAATGTGACCGTCGCGAACGGCGCACCGGCGATTTTCCAGCCGATGCTGGACTACATCAAGACCCTTGCTGTGAAGCCAGATTTCAGCAGGACGAGACTGCTGTCCGGTGCGACCGAGCCGGCGAAGTCGCTGATGCGCGATTTCCACGAGCTCACCGGCGCCGATTTTGTGCAGGGCTACGGTGCGACCGAGACGACGCCGCTGATCACGATGAACATGGGCATCAAACCGTCCCTGCAGGGCACGATCACCGACGACGAGAAATGGGATTTCAAGCGTTTTCAAGGGCTGCCCGCTTCCGGTATCGACATCCGGATCGTCGACGACAACGGCAATGACCTGCCGCACGACGGTAAGAGTGTCGGCGAGGTACTGATGCGTGGGCCCTGGGTCATCGAGCGATACCACCAGCTCGACGACGACGACAACGCCGACCGCTTCCTCGACGGTTACTGGCGCAGCGGCGATGTCGGCACAATCTACCCGAACGGGTATCTCAAGCTCACCGACCGCCTCAAGGACGTAGTCAAGAGCGGCGGTGAATGGATTTCCTCTATCGATATGGAGAACGCCATCGTCGGACATCCGCTGGTGAAGGAGGCCGCGGTTGTGGGGATCAGCCATCCGAAGTGGCAGGAACGTCCGCTGGCCATCGTCGTGCCCGTCGAAGGTGGCGTGCTGACCCGCGATGACATCGTCGGTTGTCTGCAGGGGCAGTTCGCCAAGTGGCAGATGCCCGACGCGGTTCTCTTCGTCGAGGCGTTGCCGCGCACCAGTGTCGGCAAATTGGACAAGAAGATCCTGCGGGCCGAACACGCCGACGTTTACCGGGATGCGGTCACGTGAACAAACAAATTTTGCGATCGACTCGCGACGGTGC
Proteins encoded in this region:
- a CDS encoding SDR family NAD(P)-dependent oxidoreductase; this encodes MKFNRLRPRLVVVTGAGSGIGRATAIRFAKLGAHVVVSDIDLDAAQATTAMIRGYGLGASAAQLDVTDPDAWAVFGRDVLADHGYTDVLVNNAGILVGGHFLQLSPSDWDRQLGVNLMGVVHGCRVFGAQMVERGGGHIVNIASAAAFTPTPVMAPYSVSKAGVKMLTECLRLELGPRGIGVSAVCPGVINTNIADRAIVVGVDQNLIEQGKQFTKKLQEFSEKFRVSPMSSDLVARAVVRAVRFDLAVVPVRTEAWLGYFMLRIAPGVNRRMMQPFSVDAFQRLGARLSKTVGAADQGELAAGGAEAAAPVTSTGK
- a CDS encoding flavin-containing monooxygenase; its protein translation is MSTTIDIEQLPTVERVTPDHEVVIVGAGFGGIGAGISLQRRGIHDFVIVDKWDQVGGTWHANTYPGVAVDIPSFVYSFSYEQRGDWSRIFAPGYELRDYASDLVDKYGLAQKLRLNTTITSAVLDERNSLWRLTTDADQEITGRNVVMAVGGLERPKMPDIPGLDEFGGVLMHTALWDHDVALAGKRVAVIGTGATALQVVPAIVDEVEHLTVFQRTPIWVFPKPDKEVTSAIRWVLGRKRIRSGIRLVGTVATEVGMAGMWVGPQWLTNASRRMLEVPTRRWMRRQIDDPVVREKLIPRYGLGCKRPSMSNDYLRTFNRDDVSLVTDAIECITKKGVRTADGVEHEIDVLICATGFKLWEAGAVPPFPVIGRGGVDLGRFWSEQRYQSYQGVSVPGFPNMFSITGPYGFVLGSYLWMIEATSAHLSRAIAEAKRRGATVCEIRQEAHDEYFRKCLKRQQNNFLFTPACAGSNTYYINNQGDSPFRPSTHGEMYWQNRYYNLDVYRYSRGVAVLDAAAAMTKESL
- a CDS encoding long-chain-fatty-acid--CoA ligase; translated protein: MVREIVKGVPSTHGDHYQLNTTNLIRHAARTYPEQEVVYRTTEGDWQRYTYADLYVRVKRAANALRGIGIGPADTVGVLDWNSKRHFELSWAIPGIAAVMLQMNLRLATEDLSYVTDHAEAQWILVDETLLPVAEALAPHVPKVKGWIVMSDKPLTEIDTTLENVFHLEDLMAESDTEIDWRVIDETSAYSACYTSGTTGRPKGVYYSHRGSYLHAMAMAAAINLRREDTAMLITPMFHGQSWGLPHTAMWTAAKVILPGRYLAENTQMLVDVMIAENVTVANGAPAIFQPMLDYIKTLAVKPDFSRTRLLSGATEPAKSLMRDFHELTGADFVQGYGATETTPLITMNMGIKPSLQGTITDDEKWDFKRFQGLPASGIDIRIVDDNGNDLPHDGKSVGEVLMRGPWVIERYHQLDDDDNADRFLDGYWRSGDVGTIYPNGYLKLTDRLKDVVKSGGEWISSIDMENAIVGHPLVKEAAVVGISHPKWQERPLAIVVPVEGGVLTRDDIVGCLQGQFAKWQMPDAVLFVEALPRTSVGKLDKKILRAEHADVYRDAVT
- a CDS encoding metal-dependent hydrolase, with the translated sequence MASDHARQEAKSVTAASAGSRYPRTRRISFPFGGDGGTHGKYFVNDDIVFSHFVANLSGAFPSGEELFIRSVRRFSDEVTDPTLKKRVAGFIGQESVHGQQHRLLNEKLIDMGYPIAWWDSKKFNDWVKRLEERLPARLPLAVTAAAEHFTAVLAERTLGEEEIQAIPGELQVWNVLNWHAVEELEHKSVAFDVFRTVAGGTERMRRSVMAVMIPTLLLLIAVTLVYSLAHDPDGRRQPLRVIREAYRLYRGPIFRGLIPDLTKYLRPGFHPDDIDTNALLEHWQEELFGTDGELVGYLK
- a CDS encoding CoA transferase; protein product: MVQGSLNGVRIVSLAVNIPGPLAAARLARFGASVTKVEPPTGDPLAAVAPGWYAELASKQTVLVLDLKDAGDRAKLDVELTSADVLLTAMRPSALRRLGLDDAHVRYPGLCHVEIVGYDGDLEERPGHDLTYQATHGTLQPPLMPAVPVVDLLGAERAVSGALLALLDRPNSGAGQHVRIVLADAAADAGAAVRYGVAGPGDPLGGATPTYGIYASADGYIALGAIEPHFQKRTLEVLGAADTHEDLARVFAGQSTRHWEEVAETVDIPIVGIRTPEQGVEH
- a CDS encoding thiolase family protein, whose amino-acid sequence is MNAREAVIVGAVRTPVGKRGGALSRWHPADLLGHTLRNLVERSAIDAKDIDDVIVGCAMQHEHQSGNIGRHAVLAAGLPESVPAVTIDRQCGSGQQAVNFAAFGVTAGIYELAIGCGVESMSQVPMPASFMPGAPLGPQYSPVELARYDDNLVAQGAASELLNSKFGISREELDEFSIRSHERAFAATRAKKFRAQLVPITVDPLDPSAAPVSADEGIREQLDPAKIASLEPVFAADGRTTAANSSQISDGAAALLIAERGYAERSGLVSRARFLAMTVAAADPVLQFTAVLDATHRALERANLSVSDIDLFEVNEAFAGVPLMVQREFGIPDDKLNVNGGSVAIGHPLGSTGARMLTDLLCELERTGQRYGLQTICEAGGTANTTIIERI